GCAAAAGCATCTGAGGAAAGACTCGTTTGCAGTAAACCAGTAAGAATTAATGATGATGGAAGAAGGCGATCATTCTCACACGTTTAGAAAGCTCCCTGTTCAACTTCCCACTCGCGCTAAAGtcgacaaataaaaaaagctggGAATCGATGtggatgaaagaaatgaatactcataatctacactTCAAAGAATCCCtacatatatataaatataaacatatatataATCCAATATAAAGTTGAGGTGAAATGAACCCGCTCTGGCATTCATCCTCTTAGCTGAAAGAAGTATAATATTTCGTCTCATACCGTTAGCAATATCAAGCTGACTGTGTTTCTTCGTTGCCCTTACTCTACCTTGGAAGGCAGATCTAAGATGCGGGCACTACCGTCTATGGTTATGATGAAAATCATTCTATGTAAATGGAGCTGCTTGTATGGATGTTAGCTGACCTCTCCCAAAGCCAAGCCACAGCGAAGAACTTCAAACAGAATTTGATTTGGCCTGCTCAATgacatttggagaacactgCGTCTTTTGACGTAATAATGGAGAAGAGTTTCCATTCCCTTGGCCAAATTATAGGGAGACAGTCAGATCGCCTCATCCAAGACAAAGACGTCACATCAGACGATGTATAAACCAACATGATTAGTTCTATTTTGTGCGACTTCTAGGGCGGATGAAGCGCAGTCGGAAAGTTGTTCCACTGTcattgcacgatcgatcggaggtccgaatctgccctagtgctcaccaagcctttaatccctccggggtcgataaattggtacaaaacttgtctgggaggataaaaacaccgacttgacacaacggctagccaccgcaggtcattgtataggccagttacacgttcttaaaggcatcatcccacgaatctgaggtggtgcagatttcaggtggagtattcgtatacaggatgggagactacggagaagggggtgattccatccatttcttcctaattgccgtaaaaaacggctcggaagatacggcttcattcgttttggcgcaccattttgtacaagaggttcgattggagcgcgccagtcttgtgcggcgccgcatcttccgggccgttttttacggcaattagcaagaaatggacggaatcacctccctctccgtagtctcccatcccgtatacgaatactccacctgaaatctcatctgaaaaagaaaatctgaaataaaggcaccacctcagattcgtggggtgatgcctttaaaacatcaaacgattctgaattgaagtgaacgtgggggcgcatcccaagcggattgattaacgccagaaactttactcCTAACtttatatatctatatattatacgtgtgtatgtgtacgtgtatgtatatgtatatatgtgtatgtgtatgtgtatgtgacgggtccaccggcgtcggattggcgcgcctgAGCCAGAAAGCCttgaaatggggtgcgacgggccgCACAGCGTCGTAATCCTGTGTCGTGGTGTAGAGGCATTgcacagtaacttcgtgtgcatgtcgcaaaaggtaaatagGACGTCGCAAACGCttcatagtcgtatccactttccgcgttgcttttcacctctaagactcctccgttcttgagaaagtggaagcacgaatgctaactgctgcttacatagtagccaactgtttacatgatctgatgtggaacgctatctttattaatacgatgatgtcattcacttcattttatatcATTCTCTGATAACTGTGGGGGGAAACAAgagtaatgattccaagtcgtgtctatattacattggcATCGAAAGAGTGATTATAGTTGAAGTTTGTATGTTCTCCAAATAGAGCTGacgcgtttacaaagaaaactatgaatccttagcctaaatttcctttaaaaaaagaagaaaacgttgttagaaaatcacaattctaattttacagaaaatgtcactataattaatttattttcattgatcattgAGAAGTTccaccgagaagatcatgccttctacaaggtcataattggcgatttcaacgccaaagttggcccaagaagaacgccggaggaacttcacatcgggacccacagcctacaatggaacgaccagggggagaggctctccgagttcatcataacgactaagaccatccatgggaactcgcaattccagaagccgtcctctctacgctggacgtgggagtcacccggaggaaggtaccgtaatgaaatagaccacatcatcgtcaataaaagctTCTGCTTGACGGACGTcactgttgtaccaaagttctatacgggatcggaccatcgcctcctccgaggaagattttccttcacaaggagagcagagaaagccgcaaagttcagagagagaaatcccaaaacTATCATAAACTGGGATctcaagatgccgctctgtctcatcttcatcgacttgaaggagtccttcgactcagttgagacggaagcggtcgtggaagccttggacaaccaaggcgtccctactcagtacataaaggtacttcgagagttgtagagtaacttcacgacaggaatttcgccattctacaagaacatcatcattgacgtgaagaggggggtccgacagggtgatacaatctcacccaaaatattcacagccaccctcgagaacgcaatgcgaaagttggaatgggacgacatagGAGTGGAGATcgacggtcggcagctacaccatttgcgctttgctgatgacatcgttctgataacatctgGCTTCAGCCAAgcagaacgaatgctgaccgaattcgacgaaacatgtggatgcatcggtcttcagctgaatctagacaagacgatgttcatgcagaacggatgggtctcggatgccccattcacgctcaccggaacgaacatatccgaatgcaccagctacgtttatctgggtcgggaattgaacatgatgaacgacctgacccccgagctgggcacgaggagacgagcggcttggggagcgtataagagcatcgaggatgtagtgaagaagaccaggaacactcGGCTCCGCGCTCAcatcttcaacaccaccgtacttcctgctttgacctatgcttcggaaacctgggcattttgcaagcaggaagaaaacgcggtgagcgtcattgtacgagcaattgagagagtgctaggagtatcccgtttcacgcaagtgagggacgggattcaaagtcctctcctacgtcagcgatcaaagattagagacgtcgccgcgtttgccaaagaaattaaaataaggtaggccggacacgtgatgtgCTTTAAcaacaaccgttggaccagagccgtgagcgactgggttccccgcgatattaagcgcactacaggaagaccgccgacccgatggtcagatttcttcacgaagtccttcaaagaaaaatatgatgctcttctctatgacgcgaaaggaggaaccactgggctactctggcacgcgatcgggacaaatggaagaattactggcgcccgttCGAGCAGtgcgaagatcaacgggaatcaaggtgatcaaggtgatcagtgaaggggagcgaagcgaacaccacacagAGTCTGAAATCCGGAAGTccctttagccggacgctcagactggtacatatatatatatatatgtatatatatatatatatatatatatatatatatatatatatatatatatatatatatatatatatagtagaaTGGTAGAAAAGTACGCAAAACACGCTTCTGTGGAATGAACTTTGTGTTTAGGCGCGCCACTTAAAAAGCTGCTGTTTAGCTTGTCTAAAGCTCTCGGGCatcagatacccatagaagagggtgtgacgggtccaatggcgtcagattggtgcgccggcgccaggtacctatggaaggtggtgcgacgggcccactggcgtcagatacctatagaaggggatgtgatgggtccaccgg
This is a stretch of genomic DNA from Necator americanus strain Aroian chromosome II, whole genome shotgun sequence. It encodes these proteins:
- a CDS encoding hypothetical protein (NECATOR_CHRII.G6426.T1), with the translated sequence MRKLEWDDIGVEIDGRQLHHLRFADDIVLITSGFSQAERMLTEFDETCGCIGLQLNLDKTMFMQNGWVSDAPFTLTGTNISECTSYVYLGRELNMMNDLTPELGTRRRAAWGAYKSIEDVVKKTRNTRLRAHIFNTTVLPALTYASETWAFCKQEENAVSVIVRAIERVLGVSRFTQVRDGIQSPLLRQRSKIRDVAAFAKEIKIR